In Sphaerospermopsis torques-reginae ITEP-024, the genomic window GTAATTATTAAGAAAGCTGATGGGAGAGAGTTTGTTTTGTGTGTGGTTGATGATTTTGCTGCTGAAGTTAAAGCACTGCAAGAAAATCAGGAATTTATGGACTTTTTAGCCCGACGTTCTCAATCTGATCAACGAGTATCTTTAGAGGAAGCGCGTAAACGTTTGGGTATTTGGTAATTAAGATGCAATTTGCAATGTGTTAGGTTCAGGGATAGATTCACCTTCTGCTTCCCAAGCTTCTAGGTACATTTCGATTACTTCTTCTCCATTTTTAATTGCTTCTTCACGAGTTTTTCCGTGAGTACAAGGCATAATCACAAGATGGCTAAATTCGGGAATTGTAACTAGGAAAAGTTGGTCTTCCTTTGACCATTGAATAATCATACTGTATTGACTCATTAATTTTGCTCCTCTCCTAATTCTTCCAGTTCAGTTAATAATTTTGCTAATTGCTTTTCTAAGTAAAGTGGAACATCATCTCCATCTTTACCTGGAATTGTTAATGTTTTCCTCAGT contains:
- a CDS encoding type II toxin-antitoxin system HicA family toxin; protein product: MPRKIRELKAEIARKGFVYLPKRGKGSHERWKHPLLRKTLTIPGKDGDDVPLYLEKQLAKLLTELEELGEEQN
- a CDS encoding type II toxin-antitoxin system HicB family antitoxin — encoded protein: MSQYSMIIQWSKEDQLFLVTIPEFSHLVIMPCTHGKTREEAIKNGEEVIEMYLEAWEAEGESIPEPNTLQIAS